atgtatatatatatatatatatatatatatatacatataatatatatatatatatatatatatatatatatataatatacatatatatattatatttatatatatatatatatatatatatatatatatatatatatatatatatatatatatacatttatgtcttTTCTTCTGTCTATCCTTTATAGATCAATCTTCcacttatcaataattatttcattaaccaTATCATCCACCTATCAATAACCATTTCACTCCGCAAAAAACAATGTTCAAACACCTACCACGCACATATCCACAATCATTCTCACACATCATTCACCTATACACCCTACAATATAATTTCCTTCGACAATCCACTCAATTAAGTGTGACCTTCACCGCTATTACCTTCCGTATCTGGTGTCTCTGTGGCACTGGCAGACTCAAGACCGGCTCCGATTCGACTTAGGAACCTCGAGCAGATTAACTGTATGTATTGCAAGCGAAGTCATTATAAAGGGTTTCGGTGGCACTGAGCGAGACAAGTCAACCTTGCTATTACCGCGatattgtgttatgtgttgtgagACGAAACTTGGGTGGATGCAAAACATAATTGGGTAGGTAGATGAGTAGATAAgttgagagggagacagatagatggtgagatagataaatagattgataaggtagatggatagatggaagtACATTGATGGATATGTagttggagagacagagagataagttgagagggagacagatagatggtgaggtagataaatagatagatagatagaaaggcaataagaagtagattgatagataggtacgcagacagacaggcagatagataggttgatggatggagatgtagatagatagataaatatacagaatgaaggatagacatatagatagatgggtacacagatagataaatagatggctaggtatatatatatatatacatatatatatatatatatatatatatatatatatatatatatatatatatatatatatatatatatatatatattgacggacagatagatagatcggtcagtagatagatggatagacataatGATAGACAGTTGAATAGTGAAACAAAAAGCAGGTAAGACATAGTTAGATGAAcagagaatcagaaagagagatgtagatagacaaacaggtaaAGAGATACATGGATGTATGGTGAGAGAGACGAGTAGGGGtagaacagatacatatatacgtagataagcgggtagatagatagtagatagataggtaggtagaaagataaaaagatcggTAAACAAacgaagatatagatatacagatagatagatagacggacagctaggcagatagataagtagccggacatatagatagaaagatatgtaagtaaataaacagagagataagtagatagatagacagtcaggcagatagacagatggatatagacagacaaataaatcgatagatagataaaagggagggacagaggagtgAAGGGGAGACCGCGAACCTACTCTCAGTACAATCAGCGAGACATTCAGCTGCACCTGATGCCGCTCGGGATTCAGTCGCACGGAAACAGAATCAAGAACCCACTACTGGCGATTCGATCCAGAATCCGCGATGCTCTTTTGTTACTGTGAGCTACCCGGATGTTTGAAGGGTTCAGGacttttatatttgtcttttaaCTTTTCTGAATTAAGACATTTATATAATTTCCGGAATaaggtggaagggaaagaaagaaggataaaactGAAAGCTAGATATAAATTGGTGTGGcaaggaaagaaaacagacatgaaagataggaaaaatatttttggaaacaGGATTCGAGGCGATGGTAAATAATATGCGCCACGGCTTTAGAATTTTCAAGGTTTATCAGGATAAAAGACATCTAATCTAACTTTCCAAACAAAAAATATGCTTAATACCGTCTGATAATGTCGATATTTCTGTGTATTATAATCATCTGCACGTGTAGCAAATTTCTGAATCTAATACATACAAGTTTATTTACCTGAATCAGGAATAATGAAATTTGCATAGGCTTCTTAACTCCACTAAGATGACTAACAATATACAGACGTATTTGTAAAACAATTTTGTCACAATCCATCTCTGCACGAATAATCCATATCGCTTTTTATCTTTTGCAACATTGATAGTGCTGCCTCGCTCAGAGGAACGTGAAATGAGCTGCTCTTTGGTTGGCAACAGATTCATGACGATCATATTTCACTAATAAACGAATCCCTGTTGTTTTGAAGTGCTTTTTGAGATGACTGACAATATATGAAGAGCACAGGTAAGCTAGTTTTTTGATGAAGGGAGAATATAATGATTTTTAGTGTAATATTTTCGATGGTTTGGGATTTGcaatagatgtatattttatcaATTGCTTAAGGCTATTAGACATCTAAAATCAATTAATGTAAAAGAGAAGCTCAGGTCACTGTCGTACATGCATTTCATTACATCGCATATCAGCAAATGTAtctaattttctcttatttcagttATTTGCATATcaagtcttagaaaaaaaaatattagtaatgataagcaAGATACTTCGCAGAACATATTCTCAAACATTTATAGCTGCATTTTTCGCATAAATCATGTAACTTACTGCTTGATTGAACTTGATTTCCAACAATAAACATTGATTTCCATTTGTTTCACAAGATTCCAGCCTTGCTTAAAAGCGTTTATAAGTAGGATAAGGACAGCCTGTTTAATACAATATCCATGTATTTGTAATGAGATGATAGTCAAACGGAGTACATGAATAATAGTACATTCCCTCACTAACACCCATGGCCATAACCACAcaagcatgtgtgtgtctgtgtatagctactcacctctatatatatatatatatatatatatatatatatatatatatatatatatatatatatatatatatacatatatatatatatatatatatatatatatatatatatatatatatatacacaacacacacacacacacacacacacaaacacactcacacacacacacacacacacacacacacacacacacacacacacacacacacacacacacacacacacacacacacacacacacacaccacactcacactcacactcacactcacactcacactcacactcacactcacactcacactcacactcactcacacacacacacacaaatatatatatatatatatatatatatatatatatatatatatatatatatatatatatatatatatatatatatatatatatatatatatttatttatatacatacatacatatatatatatatatatatatatatatatatatatatatatatatatatacatatatatttgtgtgtgtgtgtgtgtgtgtgtgtgtgtgtgtgtgtgtggtgtgtgtgtgtgtgtgtgtgtgtgtgtgtgtgtgtttgtgtgtgtgtgtgtgcgtgtgtgcatgtaatatatatatatatatatatatatatatatatatatatatatatatatatatatatatatattatatatatgcaccatatacatatacatacatatacacacacacacacacacacacacacacacacacacacacacacacacacacacacacacacacacacacatatatatatatatatatatatatatatatatatatatatatatatatatatatctgtgtgtgtgagtattaaaACAATGTACTgtgttgatactgtggtagaaaaaaaatcaatggacaAAATAGATTGATCAAAAGAGCacctaaagataaaaaaaaaaagaaaaaaaaaaatatatatatttatatatatatatatatatatatatatatatatatacatatatatacatatatatatatatatatatatatatatatatatatatatatatatatatatatatatatatatgtattgattgatttgtttatttttatatgtatttatattaaatctatatgcacacatacacagataaataatcGCCAAACCTTATCTAAGCTTAACCTTATCTTAGCTTATGACAAAATATAGTTCAGTTTGTTCAATACGAAAAAAGCTTTCTATCTGCAAATAGAATAATAACTTTATCTTCGAGATCATCAAAATGGATGAATTAGTTTTAATATGAACAGATAAgtaaacagaaatataatataccGAGACTACGagtatatcatcatattcaatacATTAATCATCCCTTTTATTAGTCCTCTGCAGCGGGAATGcctaatgcatacataaatacacacacagaaacacacacacacacatgtatgtatgtatgtatatatatatacatatttatatatatttatatatatatatatatatgtatatatatgtatatatatatatatatatatatatatatatatatatatatatatatatatatatatatatatatatatatatatatatataacatcatatcatcacacacgtgtgtgtattgtTCTTTAGAATGCTGTCGTAATactattatcaaaaaatattttataaaaaatgtaggttataagaaatgaaaaaaaattatcaaaaaagatCAGTGTGAGAAAAAATCACTGAAGGACACGAGAATATATTATTTGAGCGACGAAAATTTTGACTctgtaatatgataaaaacacgACGAACTTTTGCTAACTTCGATAACAATAAGGTTCGTATTTCTGGCTGTCTTCATATACGATGTATCATATAGGaagacatatatcatatatgatttatCATTTCCTTCGTCGCCACTGAATTTGAGCATTAAAGGAAACGATTACAgatgattataaaaagaaaaatgaaattgtgCTTCATCGTttcatgattttattaatattatcattgttatttttttacttatcgcGGTGAATATCTAAAGAGGAAACTTGAtaaaatatctttctttctttacaactGCTAATGTTGTTCTTAGAATAGAGGATAGACAAAGAGGCGAGAAAGGGGAAACTAGTTGGAGAAAAGGGTGGGTAAGTAAATATTTGATAAAGAGCGGGAGAACAATGGAATCGatcaggcagacagatagatagataaatgaatagatagatagatagattgattgatagatagatagatagacagtcagacagatagatagagagagatagagagttagatagagagagagagagagagagagagagagagagagagagacagacagacagagagagacagacagagagagagagacagagagagagagagagagaagagagagagagacgagagagagagagagagagagagagagagagagagagagagagagagagagagagagagagagagaaagatatcaaTTACtacgaaaacagacaaacagatagaaaaaaaacagatagacagacagaacgatGAACggctaaacagacaaacagaaagagagaagaaaaccagCAGAccctttcatcttcattttctcttccctttcatttccctcattatcatcatttccctaATCCCTCTCTTCGAGGCGCTGCAAAGGGGACATGGGCGTATGGAAGCAGTGTCGAGGGGCGCCCGCGTCGTCCAGCGTGTGGGCGTGGGCGAGCGGGAGGGCGTCCGGACCTTGGCTGATGTGCCTCACCGTCCGCGGGCGTCGAACGGCCAGGGGGCGCTCCAGCCGCGTCTGGCTGTGAGgcaagagtgagggagggagacactgagtgggtggatgagtgggcgagagaatgtgtgagtgaatgagggagtgggtggatgagtggggggggagaatgtgtgagtgaatgagggagggagacagtgagtgagtgaatgagggagggagacagtgagtgagtgaatgagtgggggagaggatttgtgagtgaatgagtgaatgaatcaatgaatgaatgagacagtgagtgagtgaatgagtgggatAGAGAatttgtgagtgaatgagtaagtgagtgagtgaatgaatgaatgagtgagtgagtgagtggatgagtgggggagagaatttgtgagtgaatgagtgagtgagtgaatgagagtgagtgagtgagtcaatgaatgaatgagtaagtgaatgaatgaatgatataatgagtgagtgaatgagtgtttgattgagagtgagagaatgagagtgaatgagtgaataagtgagtgagtgagtcctTGAGAATATTCAACCATGTCTAGCTATGAGTCAAAGAGTGAGTAAGTTAAGTGTAATTGGAATTATGGGTGAATGAGCGAGCCGTTAGTGAGGGAGTGAAACAATGAGCTAATGAGTGAGTGGAAGCGTtagtaagtgaatgagtgaggcatacagtgagtgagtgaatgagtaagacaggtaatagtgacaataatgatgatgataataataataataatgataataacaacaataataataatgataataataattatgatagtactgataatgataatgataatgaagatgttaatgaatcataacaatactaacaatagcaagaacaacaacaaggataataaaaatgacaatgacactgataataataatagtaacaatgataataataacagcaataataatagtaataacaatattgatgataataataatgacaatgaaataatattctAATGAAATAATCAGGATAGTATCAAAACAGCtaagaacaacaaaataataatcatcatgataatggttataatattaacaatggtagtaataatgataattataatgataataatactaatgataataataataataataataaaattaataataataataatgataatagtaatgataatgataatgataaaaaaatgatagtgataatgataataacgataacattgcttataataatgctaataataaacataataatgataaatataatgataaaaacatgataataataaatatagtgatcataaacatgataataataatagtaataataataataataattacaataacaacaatattaataacaacaaccacaacaacaacaacaacaacaataataataataatgataataataataataataacaatgacaataataataataataataataataataataataataataataataataataacaataataataatgataataataataattataatattaataataataataataatagtaataataatgattatgatgatgatgatgatgatgatgatgatgatgatgatgataatgatgacgatgatgatgatgatgatgatgatgatgatgatgatgatgatgataatgatgatgataataatgatgataatagcaataatgataatgattataataataacaacaataacaatactaataacgataatgatattaataatgataaagataataataatagtaataatagtaataatactacaacaaataataaagaaattgatgataataatgataataacaataacatcgatAGTGATAACTAGAAATAGTGGATTGAAAGGAccatattaactattatcatgGAGATAGTAATGGCGGTGGTTGTGATAGCTTTCTTTtagaattataatcatgataatatttctATCTGTAATAGCGCGGCAACTACACAGTAGGTATgaggataatagtgatgacaatgatcaAACAACTACAATCAATGATGATTATATcttaaattaatgaaatataataaaaataactgtgaCATTACATCTACTCAGCAAGATTTAATCTTAATAACATCTTACTGAATAAAAGGTACAGGTTAACGACTCAATACTTATGGCACCCTGACTCACGGCCGGAGTGCCTCGGGACTCGATAGATGAGGCAGATGACCTACGCCTCATGACCTCCTTCACTCATTAGCCGTGACTCATGACCCGTAATACATAACCTGTGACTCATGACACTTAACTCATGACCTCCTTGACTCATGACCCTAATACCTGTGACTCATGACCTCCCTGACTCATGACCTCCCTGACTCACGACTCACCAGATGAGGTAGATGGAGACGGCGACGGTGAGGATGAACCCCGTGCCCACCGCCACGATCGCCATCGTCCAGAAGTTGACctcctctgggggggggggagaaaaggttttattttcataataaaaaagaaatgtttacaaaaaaaaggcacgagtacacacacaaacacaaacaaacaaacaaacaaaaaaacacacacaaaacacacacacacacacacggaaatggCAACTGGCACCACATGAGAGTAAATCTGGACACCTGGCAACTCTgctacatgctgtgaccacggcggctcaaacatgaacctaccgtaaaaaaaaaaaaaaatcaaaggcaaCCTTcaatcgatgtcgactatggcattattgtctctacccactcccgtataggtagagtcaatgcctgaaCGAAAGAATGTAAGGAGCAATCTGTTGCCCAAGCCGTAGGCTCCCTTTTTCCACGCGGCTGGTGGATCCACAGGAGCGGCATAGACCGAAACGATTTGGctccagcggcgtcgcaggagttgccagaacgaggttgcaagcgacaacgaactgaaTTCGGAACTCGGGATGTTTcgtcagggttgactcccgacgCCTTTTCATCCTagagatgccacaaggcagtgggttgttttgtatagggtggactcatagcctttgaccatgcacggactgaactgcaaggcagcagtcgggcatcactatcgcaacaaaatttgcaatatatatatatatatatatatatatatatatatatatatatatatatatatatatgtgtgtgtgtgtgtgtgtgtgtgtgtgtgtgtgtgtgtgtgtgtgtgtgtgtgtgtgtgtgtatgtgtgtgtgtgtgtgtgtgtgtgtttgtgtttgtacgtgtgcgtgcgtgtacgcgtgcgcgtgtgtgcgtgggcgttcacgtgcgtgtgtgtgtgcatgcgtctaaacatatttaattcatattttcattacacAATGTTTAACTAGAATCTAAAGTGTTTTTAAGGCCTGAATTATgtgtcccttgtttttttttctagataagcACACGCGTGGTTTCATGAATGCATAATATATCAGTTATGCATATAAACAAGAAATATTACAACATGCGAAATGAACCTGGAAAAAAGTGGAATGAAGTGGAAAAAAGTTGCACAAACCATAAAATTTTGTCGCGCCCCGTCTCACATAGGTGCAGTTCATTATCTATGGCATACataatgcagacacacacacacacacacacacacacacacacacacacacacacacacacacacacacacacacacacacacactttctctctctctaactctcgttCTCTTGATCTCAGAATCTTGCCATCATACATACATCGTCTCCGAGAACACTTTTGCAAGTATATCTATCCtcatatataatttctgtattatttatcattacttttatcggtAATATCATTTTACTTACCAGGCAAGTAGTGGGCTTGGACGGGAAATCTGAAGGTAGAGTTTTTCTTCATTCTGTTGTTTTCTTACACACTTCTTCTCGTAACTTAGTTCTTCATAGAGTATCTTGTGAAGATATACTCAgctgtattatctttattctctcaGAGGAGCTTACACATTACAGAGAACCTCACAAATCGGTAAGAGGGTTTTATTTCTCAAGTCCCCCCTTATTATTTTACcatcctcgttttcttttctgcatAGAAAATGGTAGGGTTGGTTCCACTTTCTTCCTCAGGTTTCACTTTACCTGAAATGAAGAGCAAATACTTAATGAATTATTCCTGCACGTTCACGTTCACTGGAAACAGCAGCTACAATATTTTTGAAAGACactgatatacatgtataaatgtatatgtatgtatatttgtgtacgtatgtatttgtatatgtatatacatatgtatgtatgtatgtatgtatatgtatatatttgtatatatgtatgcatgtatgtatgtatgtatgtatgtatgtatgtatatatatatatatatatatatatatatatatatatatatatatatatatatataatgtgtgtgtgcatgtggatcTTGTTTTGCTTTCCATGCATGACGTGAGGCTAAGTGAAGTATTAACATCCATAATAatcaaatcaacacacacacacacacacacacacacacacacacacacacacacacacacacacacacacacacacacacacacacacacacacacacgtcttgtTCCATGCATATCATACCGACTACCTCCTCAATTCGATAGCCTCCCGGACACTTTTATAACTGCCAAGGAAGTTGCCAGTTCACTCCAAATTTGGCTAATGACCAGATACCGTCGAGATCAAGTTTGATCCCAAACTTTCGTCATTAATTAGAGCAATTTTAGTTATTCAGAATCAGCGGGCGCAGCGTGTTGAATAATTCTAGGGTATAAAGACGCTAACGACactttttgaattaaaaaaataaccaaaaagataaagggaagtgTAAAAAGTGGCTGAAAATAACGTTTATTCATATCCATATcaagaaaagaacaaagagagagagagagaggaaggaaaggagagagagagagagagagagaggagagagagagagagagagagagagagagagagagagagagagagagagagagagagagagagagagagagagagagagagaggaagggagaggaagggaaagagagagagaaagagagagagagaggggagagagaggagagagagaaagagagaaagagagagagattagagagagggaataagtgaataaaagaaaacagttttTATCCCGGTTTTAGAAAACAAACTTACGAGTATATAATTTTTCTCAACAACTAGGTCAAATCcatcaatttttgtttttattttatgtccgTCCCTTACTGATCGTTTTCCTCAgcaatctcatctcatctcacctTCAAGCAATTTCAGAgagcataggtatatatatatatatatatatatatatatatatatatatatatatatatatatatatacatacacatgtgtgtgcatatatatgtatatatatatatgtatatctatctatctatctatctatctacacacacacacacacacacacacacacacacacacacacacacacacacacacacacacacacatacacacacacacacatgtatatacacaaagatctatctatctatatccaaatacatatacatatacatttacatttacacacaca
The Penaeus monodon isolate SGIC_2016 chromosome 18, NSTDA_Pmon_1, whole genome shotgun sequence genome window above contains:
- the LOC119584901 gene encoding uncharacterized protein LOC119584901, which produces MKKNSTFRFPVQAHYLPEEVNFWTMAIVAVGTGFILTVAVSIYLICQTRLERPLAVRRPRTVRHISQGPDALPLAHAHTLDDAGAPRHCFHTPMSPLQRLEERD